A part of Escherichia marmotae genomic DNA contains:
- a CDS encoding YfaQ family protein gives MYLRRIVWLLTLVTLSTFAEETPLQLALRGAQHDQLYQLTPSGVTNVSTLPDTLTTPLGSLWKLYVYAWLEDTHQPEQPYQCRGNSPEEVYCCQAGESITRETALVRSCGLYFSPQRLHIGADAWGQYWQQRQAPTWLASLSTLKPETSVTVKSLLDSLATLPAQNKAQEILLDVVLDDSKIGVASMLGSRVRVKTWSWFADDKQEIRQGGFAGWLTDGTPLWVTGSGTSKTVLTRYATILNQVLPVPTQVASGQCVLVDLFARYPVKKITAEKSTTAVKPGVLNGRYRVTFANGNHITLVSHGETTLLTENGKLKLQSHLDREEYVARVLDREAKSTPPEAAKAMTVAIRTFLQQNADREGDCLTIPDSSATQRVSASPATTGARTMTAWTQDLIYAGDPVHYHGSRAAEGTLSWRQATVQAGQGERYDQILAFAYPDNSLSRWGAPRSTCQLLPKAKAWLAEKMPQWRRALQDETGYNEPDVFAVCRLVSGFPYTDRQQKRLFIRNFFTLQDRLDLTHEYLHLAFDGYPTGLDENYIEALTRQLLMD, from the coding sequence GTGTACTTGCGCAGAATCGTCTGGCTATTGACGCTGGTTACGCTGTCAACGTTTGCGGAGGAGACGCCGTTACAACTGGCACTGCGGGGGGCGCAGCATGATCAACTGTATCAGTTGACGCCATCGGGCGTGACAAACGTCTCTACGCTACCTGACACGCTCACTACGCCGTTAGGGAGCTTATGGAAGCTGTATGTTTATGCCTGGCTTGAGGATACTCATCAGCCGGAGCAGCCCTACCAGTGTCGCGGTAACTCTCCGGAAGAAGTCTATTGCTGTCAGGCGGGGGAGAGCATTACGCGCGAAACGGCGTTGGTGCGTTCCTGTGGTCTCTACTTTTCGCCGCAGCGGTTGCACATCGGTGCGGATGCGTGGGGGCAATACTGGCAACAGCGCCAGGCACCAACCTGGTTAGCATCGCTTTCTACGCTGAAACCCGAAACGTCGGTAACCGTTAAATCGTTGCTTGATTCACTGGCGACGTTACCTGCGCAAAACAAAGCCCAGGAAATATTACTGGACGTGGTGCTGGACGATTCGAAAATTGGCGTAGCGTCCATGCTCGGTAGTCGGGTACGAGTGAAAACCTGGAGCTGGTTTGCCGATGATAAACAGGAAATCCGTCAGGGCGGTTTTGCTGGTTGGTTAACTGATGGTACGCCGCTATGGGTTACAGGCAGCGGCACCAGCAAAACGGTATTGACCCGTTACGCGACGATTCTTAATCAGGTTTTGCCTGTACCGACGCAAGTTGCCAGTGGGCAATGTGTACTGGTGGATCTGTTTGCTCGTTATCCGGTGAAAAAAATCACTGCGGAAAAGAGTACGACGGCAGTAAAACCCGGCGTGCTTAATGGGCGCTATCGAGTGACGTTTGCCAATGGTAACCATATTACGTTGGTCAGCCACGGTGAGACGACCTTACTTACGGAAAATGGCAAACTGAAATTGCAGTCGCATCTCGATCGTGAAGAGTACGTTGCCAGAGTGCTGGATCGCGAGGCGAAAAGTACGCCCCCTGAGGCAGCGAAAGCCATGACCGTGGCGATTCGCACATTTTTACAGCAAAATGCCGATCGGGAAGGCGATTGCCTGACAATCCCGGACAGCAGCGCCACTCAGCGCGTTTCTGCTTCGCCAGCCACCACGGGCGCGCGGACGATGACCGCCTGGACGCAGGATCTCATCTATGCGGGCGATCCGGTTCATTATCATGGCAGTCGCGCTGCTGAAGGAACGCTGTCCTGGCGGCAAGCCACCGTCCAGGCGGGGCAGGGAGAGCGTTACGACCAGATACTCGCCTTTGCTTATCCCGACAACAGCCTTAGCCGCTGGGGAGCACCACGCTCTACTTGCCAGTTATTACCGAAAGCGAAAGCCTGGCTGGCGGAAAAAATGCCACAGTGGCGGCGCGCGTTACAAGACGAGACGGGGTACAACGAGCCAGACGTATTCGCGGTGTGCCGTTTAGTCTCGGGGTTCCCCTATACCGATCGGCAGCAAAAAAGGCTATTTATTCGTAATTTTTTTACACTTCAGGATCGACTGGATTTAACTCATGAGTACCTGCATCTTGCCTTTGATGGATACCCCACCGGGCTGGATGAGAACTATATCGAAGCGCTGACCCGACAATTATTAATGGACTAA
- a CDS encoding YfaP family protein, with protein MRKIFLPLLLVALSPVAHSEGVQEVEIDAPLSGWHPAEGEDASFSQSINYPASSVNMADDQNISAQIRGKIKNYAAAGKTQQGRLVVNGASMPQRIESDGSFARPYIFTEGSNSVQVISPDGQSRQKMQFYSTPGAGAIRARLRLVLSWDTDNTDLDLHVVTPDGEHAWYGNTALKNSGALDMDVTTGYGPEIFAMPAPIHGRYQVYINYYGGRSETELTTAQLTLITDEGSVNEKQETFVVPMRNAGELTLVKSFDW; from the coding sequence ATGCGAAAGATATTTCTTCCGTTGTTACTGGTGGCACTTTCGCCTGTTGCCCACAGCGAAGGAGTGCAGGAAGTCGAAATTGATGCACCGCTTTCTGGCTGGCATCCGGCAGAGGGTGAAGATGCCAGTTTTTCACAATCGATCAATTACCCCGCGTCGTCCGTCAATATGGCTGATGATCAAAATATCTCTGCGCAGATCCGCGGCAAAATAAAAAATTATGCTGCGGCGGGCAAAACCCAGCAGGGGCGATTGGTGGTCAACGGTGCCAGTATGCCGCAGAGAATTGAATCTGATGGTTCATTTGCGCGCCCTTATATTTTTACCGAAGGCAGCAACAGTGTGCAGGTCATCAGCCCTGATGGGCAAAGCCGACAAAAAATGCAGTTTTACTCTACACCGGGGGCTGGTGCAATTCGCGCGCGTTTACGGTTAGTTCTTTCATGGGATACGGATAATACCGATCTCGATCTCCATGTCGTCACGCCGGATGGTGAACACGCCTGGTACGGTAATACAGCGCTGAAAAATAGTGGCGCACTGGATATGGATGTCACGACAGGTTACGGACCAGAGATTTTCGCTATGCCTGCGCCGATTCACGGGCGCTATCAGGTGTATATCAACTACTATGGCGGACGCAGCGAAACGGAATTGACGACTGCTCAACTGACGCTCATCACTGATGAAGGCTCGGTCAATGAAAAACAGGAAACTTTTGTTGTCCCGATGCGTAATGCTGGTGAACTGACGCTGGTGAAAAGTTTTGACTGGTAA
- the atoB gene encoding acetyl-CoA acetyltransferase → MKNCVIVSAVRTAIGSFNGSLASTSAIDLGATVIQAAIERAKIDSQHVDEVIMGNVLQAGLGQNPARQALLKSGLAETVCGFTINKVCGSGLKSVALAAQAIQAGQAQSIVAGGMENMSLAPYLLDAKARSGYRLGDGQVYDVILRDGLMCATHGYHMGITAENVAKEYGITREMQDELALNSQRKAATAIESGAFTAEIVPVNVVTRKKTIVFDRDEFPKADSTAEALAALRPAFDKAGTVTAGNASGINDGAAALVIMEESAALAAGLKPLARIKSYASGGVAPALMGMGPVPATQKALQLAGLQLADIDLIEANEAFAAQFLAVGKTLGFDPEKVNVNGGAIALGHPIGASGARILVTLLHAMQARDKTLGLATLCIGGGQGIAMVIERLN, encoded by the coding sequence ATGAAAAATTGTGTCATCGTCAGTGCGGTACGTACTGCCATCGGTAGTTTTAACGGTTCACTCGCCTCCACCAGCGCTATCGATCTAGGGGCAACGGTGATCCAGGCCGCCATTGAACGCGCAAAAATTGACTCACAACACGTAGATGAAGTGATTATGGGTAACGTCCTGCAGGCGGGTTTAGGGCAAAACCCGGCGCGTCAGGCATTGCTTAAAAGCGGGCTGGCAGAAACGGTGTGCGGATTTACGATCAACAAAGTGTGTGGCTCGGGTCTGAAAAGCGTGGCGCTTGCCGCCCAGGCGATTCAGGCCGGTCAGGCGCAGAGCATCGTCGCGGGTGGAATGGAGAACATGAGTTTAGCGCCCTACTTACTCGATGCAAAAGCACGCTCAGGTTATCGTCTGGGAGACGGTCAGGTTTATGACGTAATCCTGCGCGATGGTCTGATGTGCGCCACCCACGGTTATCATATGGGGATTACCGCCGAAAACGTGGCTAAAGAGTACGGAATTACCCGTGAAATGCAGGATGAACTGGCACTAAATTCACAGCGTAAAGCGGCAACGGCAATTGAATCTGGTGCTTTTACAGCCGAAATTGTCCCGGTAAATGTCGTCACACGGAAGAAAACCATCGTCTTCGATCGCGATGAATTCCCGAAAGCAGATTCTACTGCAGAAGCTCTGGCTGCATTGCGCCCGGCCTTCGACAAAGCCGGAACGGTCACTGCCGGGAATGCTTCAGGCATTAACGACGGTGCTGCCGCACTGGTGATTATGGAAGAATCGGCGGCGCTGGCGGCAGGCCTTAAACCACTGGCTCGCATTAAAAGCTATGCCAGCGGCGGCGTGGCTCCCGCGTTGATGGGAATGGGGCCAGTACCTGCCACACAAAAAGCGTTACAACTGGCAGGGCTGCAACTGGCAGATATTGATCTTATCGAAGCCAATGAAGCGTTTGCTGCGCAGTTCCTTGCCGTAGGGAAAACCCTGGGCTTTGATCCTGAGAAAGTGAATGTTAACGGCGGGGCTATCGCGCTCGGGCATCCTATCGGTGCCAGCGGTGCACGTATTCTGGTCACTCTGTTACATGCAATGCAGGCACGCGATAAAACGCTGGGGCTGGCAACGCTATGTATTGGTGGTGGTCAGGGAATTGCGATGGTGATTGAACGGTTGAATTAA
- a CDS encoding TIGR00366 family protein → MIGRISRFMTRFVSRWLPDPLIFAMLLTLLTFVIALWLTPQTPINMVKMWGDGFWNLLAFGMQMALIIVTGHALASSAPVKSLLRTAASAAKTPVQGVMLVTFFGSVACVINWGFGLVVGAMFAREVARRVPGSDYPLLIACAYIGFLTWGGGFSGSMPLLAATPGNPVEHIAGLIPVGDTLFSGFNIFITVALIVVMPFITRMMMPKPSDVVSIDPKLLQEEADFQKQLPKDAPPSERLEESRILTLIIGALGIAYLAMYFIEHGFNITINTVNLMFMIAGLLLHKTPMAYMRAISAAARSTAGILVQFPFYAGIQLMMEHSGLGGLITEFFINVANKDTFPVMTFFSSALINFAVPSGGGHWVIQGPFVIPAAQALGADLGKSVMAIAYGEQWMNMAQPFWALPALAIAGLGVRDIMGYCITALLFSGIIFVIGLTLF, encoded by the coding sequence ATGATTGGTCGCATCTCGCGTTTTATGACGCGTTTTGTCAGCCGGTGGCTTCCCGATCCCCTGATCTTTGCCATGTTGCTGACGTTGCTAACATTCGTGATCGCGCTTTGGTTAACACCACAAACGCCGATCAACATGGTGAAAATGTGGGGTGACGGTTTCTGGAACTTGCTGGCGTTCGGTATGCAGATGGCGCTTATCATCGTTACCGGTCATGCCCTTGCCAGCTCCGCTCCGGTGAAAAGCTTGCTGCGTACTGCCGCCTCCGCTGCAAAGACGCCCGTACAGGGCGTCATGCTGGTCACTTTCTTTGGCTCAGTCGCTTGTGTCATCAACTGGGGATTTGGTCTGGTTGTTGGCGCAATGTTCGCCCGTGAAGTCGCCCGGCGAGTACCCGGTTCTGATTATCCGTTGCTCATTGCCTGCGCCTACATTGGTTTTCTCACCTGGGGCGGCGGCTTCTCTGGCTCAATGCCTCTGTTGGCTGCCACACCGGGCAACCCGGTTGAGCATATCGCCGGGCTTATCCCGGTGGGCGATACTCTGTTCAGTGGTTTTAACATTTTCATCACTGTGGCATTGATTGTGGTGATGCCGTTTATCACCCGCATGATGATGCCAAAACCGTCAGACGTGGTGAGTATCGATCCGAAACTACTCCAGGAAGAGGCTGATTTTCAGAAGCAGCTACCGAAAGATGCCCCACCATCCGAGCGACTGGAGGAAAGTCGCATCCTGACGTTGATCATTGGTGCACTCGGTATCGCTTACCTGGCGATGTACTTCATCGAACATGGTTTCAACATCACCATAAATACCGTCAATCTGATGTTTATGATTGCGGGCCTGCTACTGCATAAAACACCAATGGCTTATATGCGTGCTATCAGTGCGGCAGCACGCAGTACCGCCGGTATTCTGGTGCAATTCCCCTTCTACGCCGGGATCCAGTTAATGATGGAACACTCAGGCCTCGGCGGACTCATTACCGAATTTTTTATCAATGTCGCAAATAAGGACACCTTCCCGGTAATGACCTTCTTTAGCTCTGCGCTGATCAACTTCGCCGTACCTTCTGGCGGTGGTCACTGGGTTATTCAGGGGCCATTTGTGATACCCGCAGCCCAGGCACTGGGCGCAGATCTGGGTAAATCCGTAATGGCGATCGCCTACGGCGAGCAATGGATGAACATGGCTCAACCGTTCTGGGCGCTGCCAGCACTGGCAATCGCCGGACTCGGTGTCCGCGACATCATGGGCTATTGCATCACTGCCCTGCTCTTCTCCGGCATCATTTTCGTCATTGGTTTAACGCTGTTCTGA
- the atoA gene encoding acetate CoA-transferase subunit beta encodes MDAKQRIARRVAQELRDGDIVNLGIGLPTMVANYLPEGIHITLQSENGFLGLGPVTTAHPDLVNAGGQPCGVLPGAAMFDSAMSFALIRGGHIDACVLGGLQVDEEANLANWVVPGKMVPGMGGAMDLVTGSRKVIIAMEHCAKDGSPKILRRCTMPLTAQHAVHMLVTELAVFRFVDGKMWLTEIADGCDLATVRAKTEAHFEVATDLNTQRGDL; translated from the coding sequence ATGGATGCGAAACAACGTATTGCGCGCCGTGTGGCGCAAGAGCTTCGTGATGGTGACATCGTGAATCTGGGCATTGGTCTGCCGACGATGGTCGCCAACTATTTGCCAGAAGGCATTCATATCACTCTGCAATCGGAAAACGGTTTTTTGGGGCTAGGCCCGGTGACAACGGCACACCCTGATCTGGTGAACGCTGGCGGACAGCCATGCGGTGTTTTGCCTGGAGCAGCCATGTTTGACAGCGCCATGTCATTTGCACTGATCCGCGGCGGCCATATTGATGCCTGCGTGCTCGGTGGTTTACAGGTAGACGAAGAAGCCAACCTCGCGAACTGGGTAGTGCCTGGGAAAATGGTGCCCGGTATGGGTGGAGCGATGGATCTGGTGACCGGGTCGCGCAAAGTGATCATTGCCATGGAACATTGCGCCAAAGATGGTTCACCAAAAATCTTGCGCCGCTGCACCATGCCGCTCACTGCGCAACACGCGGTGCATATGCTGGTAACAGAACTGGCAGTCTTTCGTTTCGTTGACGGCAAAATGTGGCTCACCGAAATTGCCGACGGATGTGATTTAGCCACCGTGCGTGCCAAAACCGAAGCTCATTTTGAAGTAGCCACCGATCTGAATACGCAACGGGGTGATTTATGA
- the atoD gene encoding acetate CoA-transferase subunit alpha, which yields MKTKLMTLQDASGFFRDGMTIMVGGFMGIGTPSRLVEALLESGVRDLTLIANDTAFVDTGIGPLIVNGRVRKVIASHIGTNPETGRRMISGEMDVVLVPQGTLIEQIRCGGAGLGGFLTPTGVGTVVEEGKQTLTLDGKTWLLERPLRADLALIRAHRCDTLGNLTYQLSARNFNPLIALAADITLVEPDELVETGELQPDHIVPPGAVIDHIIVSQESK from the coding sequence ATGAAAACAAAATTGATGACATTACAAGACGCCTCCGGCTTCTTTCGTGACGGCATGACCATCATGGTGGGCGGATTTATGGGGATTGGCACTCCATCCCGCCTGGTTGAAGCATTACTGGAATCAGGCGTTCGCGACCTGACATTGATAGCCAATGATACCGCGTTTGTTGATACCGGCATCGGCCCGCTCATCGTCAATGGTCGTGTCCGCAAAGTGATTGCTTCACATATCGGCACCAACCCGGAAACAGGTCGGCGCATGATATCTGGTGAAATGGACGTCGTTCTGGTGCCACAAGGTACGCTAATCGAGCAAATTCGCTGTGGTGGTGCCGGACTTGGTGGCTTTCTCACTCCAACCGGTGTCGGAACCGTCGTAGAGGAAGGCAAACAGACGCTGACACTCGACGGCAAAACCTGGTTACTTGAGCGTCCACTGCGCGCCGACCTGGCGCTAATTCGCGCTCATCGTTGCGACACACTTGGCAACCTGACCTATCAACTTAGCGCCCGCAACTTTAACCCCCTGATTGCCCTTGCGGCTGATATCACGCTGGTAGAGCCAGATGAACTGGTCGAAACCGGAGAGTTGCAACCTGACCATATTGTCCCCCCTGGTGCCGTTATCGACCACATCATCGTTTCACAGGAGAGCAAATAA
- the atoC gene encoding acetoacetate metabolism transcriptional regulator AtoC, which produces MTAINRILIVDDEDNVRRMLSTAFALQGYETHCANNGRTALQLFADIHPDVVLMDIRMPEMDGIKALKEMRSRETRPPVILMTAYAEVETAVEALRCGAFDYVIKPFDLDELNLIVQRALQLQSMKKEIRHLHQALSTSWQWGHILTNSPAMMDICKDTAKIALSQASVLISGESGTGKELIARAIHYNSRRAKGPFIKVNCAALPESLLESELFSHEKGAFTGAQSLRQGLFERANEGTLLLDEIGEMPLVLQAKLLRILQEREFERIGGHQTIKVDIRIIAATNRDLQAMVKEGTFREDLFYRLNVIHLILPPLRDRREDISLLANHFLQKFSSENQRDIIDIDPMAMSLLTAWSWPGNIRELSNVIERAVVMNSGPIIFSEDLPPQIRQPVCSAGEAKTAPAGERNLKEEIKRVEKRIIMEVLEQQDGNRTRTALMLGISRRALMYKLQEYGIDPADV; this is translated from the coding sequence ATGACCGCTATTAATCGCATCCTTATTGTTGATGATGAAGATAATGTTCGCCGTATGTTGAGCACCGCTTTTGCACTACAAGGATACGAAACACATTGTGCGAACAACGGACGCACAGCATTACAACTGTTTGCCGATATTCACCCTGACGTGGTGTTGATGGATATCCGCATGCCAGAGATGGACGGCATCAAGGCACTAAAGGAGATGCGCAGCCGTGAAACCCGACCCCCCGTTATTCTGATGACGGCCTATGCTGAAGTGGAAACCGCCGTCGAAGCACTACGTTGCGGTGCCTTCGACTATGTTATCAAACCGTTTGATCTCGATGAGTTGAATTTAATCGTTCAGCGAGCTTTACAACTCCAGTCAATGAAAAAAGAGATCCGCCATCTGCACCAGGCACTGAGCACTAGTTGGCAATGGGGGCACATTCTCACCAACAGCCCGGCGATGATGGACATCTGCAAAGACACCGCCAAAATTGCCCTTTCTCAGGCCAGCGTCTTGATTAGCGGTGAAAGTGGCACCGGAAAAGAATTGATTGCCAGAGCGATTCACTACAATTCGCGGCGGGCAAAGGGGCCATTTATTAAAGTCAACTGCGCGGCGCTACCGGAATCGTTGCTCGAAAGTGAACTGTTTAGTCATGAAAAAGGCGCATTTACTGGTGCACAATCCTTGCGTCAGGGATTATTTGAACGCGCCAACGAAGGTACTCTGCTCCTCGACGAAATTGGCGAAATGCCGCTGGTACTGCAAGCCAAATTACTACGCATTCTTCAGGAACGGGAATTTGAACGGATAGGCGGCCATCAAACCATAAAAGTTGATATCCGCATCATTGCTGCCACCAACCGCGACTTGCAGGCAATGGTTAAAGAAGGCACTTTCCGTGAAGATCTCTTTTATCGCCTTAACGTTATTCATTTAATACTGCCACCTCTGCGCGATCGTCGGGAAGATATTTCCCTGTTAGCTAATCACTTTTTGCAAAAATTCAGTAGTGAGAATCAGCGCGATATTATCGATATCGATCCGATGGCAATGTCACTGCTTACAGCCTGGTCATGGCCGGGAAATATTCGTGAGCTTTCCAACGTCATTGAACGCGCCGTCGTGATGAATTCAGGCCCGATCATTTTTTCTGAGGATCTTCCGCCGCAGATTCGTCAGCCTGTCTGTAGCGCTGGTGAGGCCAAAACAGCCCCTGCCGGTGAGCGTAATTTAAAAGAGGAAATTAAACGCGTCGAAAAACGCATCATTATGGAAGTTCTGGAACAACAGGACGGCAACCGAACCCGCACGGCTTTAATGCTGGGCATCAGTCGCCGTGCATTGATGTATAAACTTCAGGAATACGGTATCGATCCGGCGGATGTATAA
- the atoS gene encoding two-component system sensor histidine kinase AtoS, whose product MNYMKWIYPRRLRNQMILMAILMVIVPTLTIGYIVETEGRSAVLSEKEKKLSAVVNLLNQALGDRYDLYNNLPREERIRALNAELAPITENITHAFPGIGAGYYNKTLDAIITYAPSALYQNNVGVTIAADHPGREVMRTNTPLVYSGRQVRGDILNSMIPIERNGEVLGYIWANELTEDIQRQAWKMDVRIIIVLTAGLLISLLLIVLFSRRLSANIDIITDGLSTLAQNIPTRLPQLPGEMGQISQSVNNLAQALRETRTLNDLIIENAADGVIAIDRQGDVTTMNPAAEIITGYQRHELVGQPYAMLFDNTQFYSPVLDTLEHGTEHVALEISFPGRDRTIELSVTTSRIHNTHGEMIGALVIFSDLTARKETQRRMAQAERLATLGELMAGVAHEVRNPLTAIRGYVQILRQQTSDLIHQEYLSVVLKEIDSINKVIQQLLDFSRPRHSQWQQVSLNALIEETLVLVQTAGVQARVDFISELDDELSPISADRELLKQVLLNILINAVQAISARGKIRIRTWQYSDSQQAISIEDNGCGIDLSLQKKIFDPFFTTKASGTGLGLALSQRIINAHQGDIRVASLPGCGATFTLILPINPQGNQTV is encoded by the coding sequence ATGAATTATATGAAGTGGATTTATCCACGCCGCTTACGCAATCAAATGATCCTGATGGCAATCCTGATGGTCATTGTCCCAACGCTTACTATTGGTTATATCGTAGAAACGGAAGGACGTTCAGCAGTCTTATCTGAAAAAGAGAAAAAACTTTCTGCCGTGGTCAATCTGCTTAATCAGGCGCTAGGCGATCGCTACGATCTCTACAACAACTTACCGCGTGAAGAGCGTATCCGCGCATTGAACGCAGAACTTGCTCCCATTACCGAAAATATCACTCACGCCTTCCCTGGGATAGGTGCTGGTTATTACAACAAGACGCTGGATGCGATAATCACCTACGCGCCTTCAGCGCTATATCAGAATAATGTGGGCGTTACTATCGCCGCGGATCACCCTGGTCGCGAAGTAATGCGTACAAATACACCTTTAGTTTATTCAGGCAGGCAAGTTCGCGGCGATATTCTGAATTCAATGATTCCCATTGAACGTAATGGTGAAGTCCTCGGTTATATCTGGGCCAATGAATTAACCGAAGATATTCAACGCCAGGCCTGGAAAATGGATGTGAGGATTATCATTGTGCTCACCGCCGGTTTGCTGATTAGCCTGCTGTTGATTGTGCTCTTCTCCCGCCGCCTGAGCGCCAATATAGATATCATCACCGATGGCCTCTCGACTCTGGCGCAAAATATTCCTACCCGATTACCACAATTGCCCGGTGAAATGGGGCAAATCAGCCAGAGTGTTAACAACCTCGCCCAGGCACTGCGTGAAACGCGGACACTTAACGATCTGATTATTGAAAACGCTGCCGATGGCGTCATTGCCATTGACCGCCAGGGTGATGTAACCACCATGAACCCCGCAGCAGAAATCATCACTGGCTATCAACGTCATGAACTGGTAGGGCAGCCTTACGCCATGTTGTTCGACAATACTCAGTTCTACAGTCCTGTACTGGATACGCTGGAACATGGCACCGAACACGTGGCACTGGAAATCAGTTTTCCAGGCCGTGACCGCACCATTGAACTCAGTGTCACTACCAGTCGTATTCATAACACGCATGGTGAAATGATAGGTGCTTTGGTGATTTTCTCTGATTTAACTGCCCGAAAAGAAACCCAACGCCGCATGGCGCAAGCTGAACGCCTCGCCACCCTGGGTGAACTGATGGCAGGCGTGGCGCATGAAGTACGTAATCCGCTGACGGCTATCCGTGGTTATGTGCAGATCCTACGCCAACAAACCAGTGACCTAATACATCAGGAATATCTGTCCGTTGTGCTCAAAGAAATCGACTCAATTAACAAAGTCATTCAGCAATTGCTCGATTTTTCACGCCCACGCCACAGTCAATGGCAACAAGTCAGCCTTAATGCATTGATTGAAGAAACTCTGGTACTGGTGCAAACCGCCGGAGTACAAGCGCGGGTCGACTTCATAAGCGAACTGGATGATGAATTAAGCCCGATTAGCGCCGATCGTGAACTGCTCAAACAGGTACTACTGAATATCCTGATCAATGCCGTCCAGGCTATCAGTGCACGAGGGAAAATTCGCATTCGAACCTGGCAGTACAGTGACTCACAACAGGCCATTTCGATAGAAGACAACGGCTGTGGCATTGATCTCTCGCTGCAAAAAAAGATCTTCGATCCCTTTTTCACCACCAAAGCCTCAGGAACAGGGCTTGGTCTGGCGTTAAGTCAGCGCATCATTAACGCCCATCAGGGGGATATTCGCGTGGCCAGTTTGCCGGGCTGCGGCGCAACCTTCACCCTTATTTTACCGATCAACCCGCAGGGAAATCAGACCGTATGA